The following proteins are encoded in a genomic region of Channa argus isolate prfri chromosome 3, Channa argus male v1.0, whole genome shotgun sequence:
- the mettl26 gene encoding methyltransferase-like 26, with amino-acid sequence MLSAAAAERNKEPILAVLRENVNNGRPLQALEISSGTGQHVTHFAQALRNITWQPSEYDRQSLVSIEAYRGRYQLNNVMPAIHLDASLPYQYWGGIQPESLDLVVNINMIHISSMACTEGLFKGAGAVLKPRGLLLTYGPYAVNGQITPQSNVEFDYSLRQRNPEWGLRDISLLCSLAQRNGLYLEKIVDMPANNKCLLFRKESFV; translated from the exons ATGCTGAGCGCCGCCGCCGCAGAAAGGAACAAGGAGCCCATCCTTGCGGTGCTCCGGGAGAACGTGAACAACGGGAGACCCCTGCAGGCTCTGGAGATCTCCTCCGGTACCGGACAGCATGTCACACACTTTGCTCAGGCCCTGCGGAACATTACCTGGCAGCCATCCGAGTATGACCGCCAGTCTCTAGTCAG TATAGAAGCGTACAGAGGTCGCTACCAGCTGAACAATGTGATGCCTGCCATCCACCTGGATGCTTCTTTGCCTTATCAGTACTGGGGAGGGATCCAGCCTGAGAGCCTGGACCTGGTGGTCAATATCAACATGATCCACATTTCTTCTATGGCTTGTACAGAG GGCTTATTCAAAGGGGCTGGAGCAGTTTTAAAGCCGCGAGGTCTTCTACTGACATATGGA CCGTATGCAGTGAATGGTCAGATCACTCCTCAAAGCAACGTTGAGTTTGACTACAGCTTACGGCAGAG GAACCCAGAGTGGGGACTCAGGGACAtctccctcctctgctctttAGCACAACGAAATGGTTTATACCTGGAGAAAATA gtGGACATGCCGGCAAACAACAAGTGTCTTCTGTTTAGAAAGGAGAGTTTTGTGTGA